The Candidatus Bathyarchaeota archaeon DNA window ATCCACTGAAGGTTCTCTGGGGCGGTCTCTTTTAGCACACCGTGTCCAAGGCTAAAGATATGTCCACAATAGGGCCGCGCTGCTTCAAGCACATGTTTTGTTTTGCGTTTCATGAATTCTCCACCTGCCAAAGCAGCCGCTGGATCCATGTTCCCCTGAACCGCAACCTGCTCGCGGCATCTCCGCCATACATCCTCCAGCGGCACTCGCCAATCAACGCTCAAAACATCAGCACCGGCTTTTTGGAATTGTTCTATTAGGGCACCTGAGTCTGCGCAGAAATGTATCTTTGGAACTTTGGGGATAGAGGCGAAGATGGTGTGGGTGTATTTTGAAACAAATTGATTGTAGTCTTCACAGGATAGGCAACCCGCCCAGCTGTCAAAAAGTTGAATGGCATGCACGCCATGTTTTACTTGGAAACAGAGGTATTCTTGTACCATTTTTGTCAGTTTTTCCATAAGCAACTGCCAAGTTTCAGGCTGACCATACATGAGTTGCTTGGTTTTTACTAAATCCTTGTTCACAATTCCGTCAATCATGTAGCTGGCTAAAGTGAAGGGTGCTCCTGAAAAACCGATAAGCGGCACAGAATCCTCCAGTTTCTGCAGGGTTAACTCGATTGTGTCACTGATGTAGCCCATGTCCCGTTCTGCGTCAAACTCTTTCAAAGCCTTAACATCATCAAGTGTGCAGATAGGTTTCTGCATCACTGGGCCAACATTTTCTTCTATCTTGAAATTGAAACCCAAACCTTCCAAGGGCAACATGATGTCTGCAAACAGAATGCAAGCATCCACTCCTAAACGGTTTACGGCGTCTATAGCTACTTCAGAAGCAAGCTCGCTGTTTTTAGCCAATTCAGTTATTTGTAAGTTGCCTTTGAGTTGTTTGTAGCTTGGCATGTATCGACCTGCTTGCCGCATAAACCAAACAGGTGTATGTGCGGGTTGTTTTCTTCTGCAGGCATCCAAAAGGGTAGTGTTATCCAGAGTCATCAGGTCCCTTCTTTTGTGGGTTGGTATATGCACCAGGGTTCTTCCGCCAAGAAATCGCCCGCAAGCGCTTGTGGTTGGTGGAGTCCACCGCAGACATCTATGTAGTTGCTTGAAAGACCATATGCCCTTGCGCGACATCCGCCACAGACCTCGCGGTAGCTGCAAACGTGGCATTTACCTTTTAGGTTCTCGAAATTTCGCATCTTTTTTAGAATCGGCGCTTGCAACCAGATTTCTTGGAAGTCTTGATCCTTAATGTTTCCTAGGGCTATGGGAAGATAGGGGCAGGGTGTCACTTCGCCGTTTGGGTAAATTCTGCAGTAGTTGAGTCCTGCGATGCAGCCGCGGCTCCAGCGGTTGGTTTCTAAACCCATCTGGCGGGCTATTCGCATGAATTGAGGCGCACACGTTGGTTTGACAGTCAAATCACTCGATGCGTATTTTTTGAGGATCCCTCTCACCATGCCTTCGTACATGGCGGGGGAAATGTCGCTGATTGTTTTTCCTCGACCAGTCGGAACCAAAAAGAAAACATGAAAATCCCTAACACCCAAACCCTTAGAAACGGAAACCACATTATCGATGTCACTGTAGTTCTGTTGGGTTACCGTTACGTTGACTTGAACACCCACGCCGTTTCGCATGCAAGCTTTGATGCCCTCAACTGCTTTTTGCCAAGCGTGCTGTGTTCCTCGAAGATTGTTGTGGACTGCTGGTTGGCTGGAGTCGAGGCTGATTGCGACTTTTCTGATGCCGACATCAAACAGCTTTTTGGCTACTGTGTCGTCGATGAGTGTTCCGTTGGTGCCCATCGTTACCCTAAGTCCTTTCTGTGCAGCGTAGCTTGCAAGTTCGAAAATGTCGTTTCGTAGGAGCGGTTCGCCCCCGCTTAGAATCAAGATAGGTTTGCTGACTTTGACTATTTGGTCTATGAGGCTTTTTCCTTGGGTGGTTGTTAATTCTTCTGTTTTTGCTTTTTCTTGGGCGTTTAGGTAGCAGTGGCTACAGTTGAGGTTGCATTTGAAGGTGGTATTCCAAGAGATGATTTTGGGAAGAAAAGTGACTGATGCTGGTGTGCCGAGCAATCTGTTAACCTACTTTGGGGTGTTTGCGGCTAATATGCAGGTGGTGTCTTGGTCTTCGATGTCTTTGTTTGTCAGGTAGGCTTTGGCGCGGCAGCCGCAACAGAGCTTTTTGTATTGGCAGGAACCGCATTTGCCTTTGAGGTTTGTTTTAGTGGCGATTGATTTGAGTAATTGGTTTTCTTTTAGTTTGGCGAGGTCGTTTTGGCGGACGTTGCCGAGTTTGAATTGCTGCATAAAGTTGCAGGGTAATATGTCGCCTTTGGCGGATACGCTGATGGGTCCTTGACCTACTGGGCAAGCGCTCATGGAGCTGAGGCGTTGAATTGCATGTGCAATATCGTAGCCTTTAGCTTTGAAGTATTCAACAGCTAAGGGTGCCAGCGAGGGGCAGGCGCCGATGTCGATTTCTGCTTCGCCTTTGACGATGACTTTGTCAAAAAGATATTCAGCTAAGGTGCCCCATTGCTCAGGAGAGATTCGCCAGAACTTTGCGTTTTCGGCGCGTCCAGTTTCGATGAGGTCACAGAGGTAAAACGCTTTGACGCCTAAGCTGAGGCCTTTTTCTATTATGTAGGGTACGTTGTCGTAGGTGTAGCTGCTCACGACTGTTTTGAAGGCGACTTTTATGCCTTTTTGAATGCATTTCTGGGCGTTTTCGATTATTTTGTCGTGACTTTGGGGCAAACCAACGATTGAATCATGTTGGGCGGCAGGACCATACAGCGAGAGAGCGATGTAGTGTACGTTGTAGCTTAGCAGGGCATCGATTTTTTGGTCGTTAAGCAGGAGCCCGTTGCTGCTTAGTACGGTGGTTATTTGGTAATCGTTGCAGAGTTTTAGGATTTCAAAAATGTCTTTTCGCAGAAGAGGCTCTCCGCCCGTTAAGAAAATGAGTGGAACGCCCATTTCGTGAAGTTGAGCCAAAAAAGAAGCGACCTCTGAGGTGTTTAATTCGCCGGTTGTGTCTTGGGTGTCGCCGATGTAGCAGTGGGTGCAGTTTAGGCCGCATTGGCGGGTGGTGTTCCAGATGACGGTGCTTATGCCGTGTTTTGTGTAGGCTTCGCGGCACCGTTTTTCTACATGGGTCATTTCTTTGCTGTAGAAGAGGGATTTTAGGTGAACCACTGGGTGTGTGTCCTGCAACTGTGCAGGCTGTTTATTATATGGGTAAAACATATAAAAGTTACTAAAAACGGAAGTTTTCTAATAATTTATTCCGAATTTCGGTAAAATGTAGATTATAGATCAAATGACGGCTTAATCTTCAACAATTTAGTCGTAGCAAAAACCACAACATCACTAACCCCCGAAATCAACTCCAAACGCCTTCTCAAATCATTCAAATGCCCCAAATCACGCGTATTAACAACCGCAACAACGTCATAGCCGCCTGTGCTCTGAAAAACATGCCGCGTCTCGCTTAGTTTGGCAATTTCAGCTGATGCACTATCAAACAAGACAGGATTAATTTTAATCATAATCACCGCTGTAACGGGAAAACCGATTTTTGCAGGATCCAAAAGCGCTGTAAATTTGGTTATTACGCCTGCTTCTTTGAGTTTTTTTACCCTGTATCTGATTGTGGCTTCGTCCACGCCGATTTCGTTTGCTATCTCCGAAAAAGCTACACGTCCATTGCTCTGTAGCGCATTTAGGATTTTTCGGTCAACACCATCGAGGGTTGCGGGCACTTGGTTTCACGAGTCAACAACTAAGCATTAATGGTTTAAAAAACTATTTTCGTGCAGTGTGAATGCTTAAATAATTTCGGCGGTTGTATCTATCATGTTGGCGAGTTGAATGCGAGATTTCGACGTTGTTATTCTAGAAGACGAGACAGGCGGCTACGTAGCCATAGTGCCCGCCTTGCCAGGGTGCCACACCCAAGGCGAAACATTAGCCGAAGTGATGGAAAACGCAAAAGAAGCCATTGATCTTTATTGGGAAACTCTCTCTGCAGAAGAGAAGAAAGAGTTGTTGAAAGAAA harbors:
- the hemE gene encoding uroporphyrinogen decarboxylase, whose protein sequence is MTLDNTTLLDACRRKQPAHTPVWFMRQAGRYMPSYKQLKGNLQITELAKNSELASEVAIDAVNRLGVDACILFADIMLPLEGLGFNFKIEENVGPVMQKPICTLDDVKALKEFDAERDMGYISDTIELTLQKLEDSVPLIGFSGAPFTLASYMIDGIVNKDLVKTKQLMYGQPETWQLLMEKLTKMVQEYLCFQVKHGVHAIQLFDSWAGCLSCEDYNQFVSKYTHTIFASIPKVPKIHFCADSGALIEQFQKAGADVLSVDWRVPLEDVWRRCREQVAVQGNMDPAAALAGGEFMKRKTKHVLEAARPYCGHIFSLGHGVLKETAPENLQWITEKVHNLTSSRR
- a CDS encoding radical SAM protein, whose protein sequence is MLGTPASVTFLPKIISWNTTFKCNLNCSHCYLNAQEKAKTEELTTTQGKSLIDQIVKVSKPILILSGGEPLLRNDIFELASYAAQKGLRVTMGTNGTLIDDTVAKKLFDVGIRKVAISLDSSQPAVHNNLRGTQHAWQKAVEGIKACMRNGVGVQVNVTVTQQNYSDIDNVVSVSKGLGVRDFHVFFLVPTGRGKTISDISPAMYEGMVRGILKKYASSDLTVKPTCAPQFMRIARQMGLETNRWSRGCIAGLNYCRIYPNGEVTPCPYLPIALGNIKDQDFQEIWLQAPILKKMRNFENLKGKCHVCSYREVCGGCRARAYGLSSNYIDVCGGLHQPQALAGDFLAEEPWCIYQPTKEGT
- a CDS encoding radical SAM protein; translated protein: MQDTHPVVHLKSLFYSKEMTHVEKRCREAYTKHGISTVIWNTTRQCGLNCTHCYIGDTQDTTGELNTSEVASFLAQLHEMGVPLIFLTGGEPLLRKDIFEILKLCNDYQITTVLSSNGLLLNDQKIDALLSYNVHYIALSLYGPAAQHDSIVGLPQSHDKIIENAQKCIQKGIKVAFKTVVSSYTYDNVPYIIEKGLSLGVKAFYLCDLIETGRAENAKFWRISPEQWGTLAEYLFDKVIVKGEAEIDIGACPSLAPLAVEYFKAKGYDIAHAIQRLSSMSACPVGQGPISVSAKGDILPCNFMQQFKLGNVRQNDLAKLKENQLLKSIATKTNLKGKCGSCQYKKLCCGCRAKAYLTNKDIEDQDTTCILAANTPK
- a CDS encoding Lrp/AsnC family transcriptional regulator, with product MPATLDGVDRKILNALQSNGRVAFSEIANEIGVDEATIRYRVKKLKEAGVITKFTALLDPAKIGFPVTAVIMIKINPVLFDSASAEIAKLSETRHVFQSTGGYDVVAVVNTRDLGHLNDLRRRLELISGVSDVVVFATTKLLKIKPSFDL
- a CDS encoding type II toxin-antitoxin system HicB family antitoxin; its protein translation is MRDFDVVILEDETGGYVAIVPALPGCHTQGETLAEVMENAKEAIDLYWETLSAEEKKELLKEKVVGIQKVKALA